From the genome of Ananas comosus cultivar F153 linkage group 16, ASM154086v1, whole genome shotgun sequence, one region includes:
- the LOC109722348 gene encoding plastidial pyruvate kinase 2, with protein MAMAQAAAAAVARSVGGGAASPLLCPSSGSGARRSPIEALKPSKLSGRFYGEKERRGGRGSGRRRPFEVVAVASKLPRVDAAEVLPVSPEDVSKEEESFRHLKSIQQVGQAAPGVWSKPNVRRKTKIVCTIGPSTNTREMIWKLAETGMNVARLNMSHGDHASHQKVIDLVKEYNAENKDNVIAIMLDTKGPEVRSGDLPQPITLTSGQEYTFTIKRGVGTETSVSVNYDDFVSDVEVGDMLLVDGGMMSLVVKSKTVDSVKCEVVDGGELKSRRHLNVRGKSATLPSITDKDWEDIKFGVENQVDFYAVSFVKDAKVVHELKDYLKSSGADIHVIVKIESADSIPNLHSIITASDGAMVARGDLGAELPIEEVPLLQEEIIRMCRSMGKAVIVATNMLESMIVHPTPTRAEVSDIAIAVREGSDAVMLSGETAHGKFPLKAVKVMHTVSLRTEATMVGGETPTNLGQAFKNHMSEMFAYHATMMSNNLGTSIVVFTRTGFMAILLSHYRPSGTIFAFTDQERVRQRLALYQGVCPIYMQFSDDAEKTFNEALSYLQKQGMVKEGEEVALVQSGRQAIWRSQSTHNIQVRKV; from the exons ATGGCCATGgcgcaggcggcggcggcggcggtggcgagaTCCGTGGGAGGCGGGGCCGCGTCTCCTCTCTTGTGCCCTAGCTCCGGATCTGGTGCTCGCAGGAGCCCGATCGAAGCTCTCAAGCCGTCGAAGCTCTCGGGGAGGTTTTATGGGGAGAAGGAGCGGAGGGGTGGGAGGGGAAGCGGGCGCCGCCGCCCCTTTGAGGTTGTCGCAGTGGCGAGCAAGTTGCCCCGAGTTGACGCCGCGGAGGTTCTTCCCGTTTCCCCGGAGGATGTCTCGAAG GAAGAAGAGAGCTTTAGGCATCTGAAAAGCATTCAGCAGGTAGGGCAAGCGGCACCGGGAGTGTGGTCGAAGCCCAACGTGAGGCGCAAGACGAAGATCGTCTGCACCATTGGCCCATCCACCAACACGCGGGAGATGATTTGGAAGCTCGCTGAGACTGGCATGAATGTCGCTCGGCTTAACATGTCTCATGGAGATCATGCCTCTCATCAGAAAGTTATTGATCTCGTGAAGGAGTACAATGCCGAGAACAAAGACAATGTGATCGCCATCATGCTCGATACGAAG GGGCCAGAGGTCAGGAGCGGTGACTTGCCGCAGCCAATAACATTGACAAGTGGTCAGGAATACACATTCACGATAAAAAGAGGGGTCGGGACAGAGACCTCTGTTAGCGTAAACTATGATGACTTTGTCAGTGATGTGGAAGTTGGTGACATGCTTCTTGTAGATG GGGGAATGATGTCTTTGGTGGTCAAGTCAAAGACTGTGGATTCTGTGAAATGTGAAGTTGTTGATGGAGGTGAACTCAAATCTCGGCGGCATTTGAATGTTCGAGGAAAGAGTGCAACCTTGCCATCCATAACTG ATAAGGACTGGGAAGATATTAAGTTTGGGGTTGAGAATCAAGTGGATTTCTATGCTGTATCTTTTGTCAAAGATGCTAAAGTTGTTCATGAATTAAAAGACTATCTCAAAA GCAGTGGTGCTGATATACATGTGATAGTGAAAATTGAAAGTGCAGATTCCATTCCTAATCTGCATTCTATTATCACTGCATCAGATGGG GCTATGGTAGCTAGGGGTGACCTTGGAGCTGAGCTCCCAATTGAGGAGGTCCCACTATTGCAG GAAGAGATCATTAGAATGTGCAGGAGTATGGGCAAAGCGGTTATTGTTGCTACAAACATGCTGGAAAGCATGATTGTTCATCCTACGCCAACTCGAGCAGAGGTCTCAGACATTGCAATAGCAGTTCGTGAGGGCAGTGACGCTGTAATGCTTTCTGGGGAAACTGCTCATGGAAA ATTTCCACTGAAAGCTGTTAAGGTCATGCATACAGTATCCTTGAGGACAGAGGCAACTATGGTTGGAGGGGAAACACCTACCAACCTTGGTCAGGCTTTCAAG AACCACATGAGTGAAATGTTTGCATATCATGCAACAATGATGTCGAACAATCTTGGAACATCAATTGTTGTTTTCACCAGGACAGGTTTCATGGCCATCTTGCTTAGCCATTATCGGCCTTCTGGCACCATATTCGCCTTCACTGATCA GGAGAGAGTGAGGCAGCGATTGGCCTTGTACCAAGGCGTGTGCCCTATATACATGCAGTTTTCAGATGATGCAGAGAAGACATTCAACGAGGCCTTATCTTACTTGCAG AAGCAAGGCATGGTGAAGGAAGGTGAGGAGGTAGCCCTTGTTCAAAGCGGAAGACAAGCCATTTGGAGGTCCCAATCCACTCACAATATCCAGGTCAGGAAGGTTTAA
- the LOC109722209 gene encoding uncharacterized protein LOC109722209, translating into MGTASRNLGFTFNNTSFNPFSCWGKLHPGVEHEADLALRLNSPDLYGSIMEGTKRTGARNESEDPECSLMALDLGFSPGSSENNSKVSSTISLAKETDEESSLNLGLNFQPDLAIENSSIERNSAFATHNPLETVPKIDLNLSLATRLSESVVTNITPVARTDSVRGSESSGWVFGSYLGPSLSTSKMASSFLSHKITAETDPTTIWQDLSSTMIKSMKDQVACTSGATNCQQRNPNTKNCKFPGCGKGARGASGFCIAHGGGRRCQKLGCQKGAEGRTIYCKAHGGGRRCQFLGCTKSAEGHTEHCIAHGGGRRCTNEGCTRAARGKSGLCIRHGGGKRCKIENCTKSAEGYSGLCISHGGGKRCHFPECTKGAQGSTKFCKAHGGGKRCTFLGCTKGAEGSTAYCKGHGGGKRCSFEGGVCPKSVHGGTQYCVAHGGGKRCAIAGCTKSARGRTDYCVRHGGGKRCKSEGCGKSAQGSTDFCKAHGGGKRCSWGQAGSDFSGGGPACDRFARGKTGLCAAHSALVQDRCVHGGGTLGTLSALCQTPDPKKIKLGLDGEDTGVETRNDMKDFLGRSALESKSFVLPPNTVKPSLVSLPEGRVHGGILMALLSANSSLGNSSTAETTMHSWM; encoded by the coding sequence ATGGGTACTGCTAGTCGAAACCTGGGCTTTACTTTCAATAACACATCTTTCAATCCCTTTAGTTGTTGGGGTAAACTTCATCCAGGAGTTGAACACGAGGCGGACCTTGCACTGCGACTCAACTCGCCCGATCTCTATGGGTCCATCATGGAAGGGACAAAAAGGACTGGTGCTAGGAATGAAAGTGAGGATCCGGAATGCTCACTAATGGCCCTCGATTTAGGGTTTTCACCCGGGTCCTCTGAAAATAATAGCAAGGTGAGCTCGACCATCTCTTTGGCAAAAGAAACTGACGAGGAGTCATCTTTGAATCTTGGCTTGAATTTTCAACCTGATCTTGCTATTGAGAATTCGTCCATTGAGAGGAACTCCGCTTTTGCTACTCACAATCCATTAGAAACCGTTCCCAAGATCGATCTTAATCTGAGTCTCGCAACCAGGCTATCTGAATCAGTTGTCACTAATATTACTCCTGTCGCAAGAACCGATTCAGTACGAGGATCAGAATCATCCGGTTGGGTATTTGGTAGTTATTTGGGACCCTCTCTTTCTACATCAAAAATGGCTAGTAGCTTTCTTTCTCACAAGATTACTGCCGAAACAGATCCTACTACTATCTGGCAAGACCTCTCATCAACCATGATAAAAAGCATGAAAGACCAAGTTGCCTGTACTTCCGGGGCTACTAATTGTCAGCAACGCAATCCTAACACTAAGAACTGCAAGTTCCCCGGATGTGGGAAAGGGGCGAGGGGAGCTTCCGGGTTCTGCATTGCCCATGGTGGGGGTAGGAGGTGCCAAAAGCTTGGCTGTCAAAAGGGGGCCGAGGGGAGGACAATCTATTGTAAGGCCCACGGCGGTGGGCGGAGGTGCCAATTCCTAGGTTGTACTAAGAGTGCTGAGGGCCACACGGAACACTGCATAGCTCATGGTGGGGGCCGCCGCTGTACCAACGAAGGGTGCACTCGAGCCGCCCGTGGCAAGTCTGGTCTGTGCATCAGACACGGGGGCGGCAAGAGGTGCAAGATAGAAAACTGTACGAAGAGCGCCGAGGGCTATTCTGGCCTCTGTATTTCTCATGGTGGGGGGAAGCGGTGCCACTTCCCAGAATGCACCAAGGGGGCGCAGGGAAGCACAAAGTTCTGCAAGGCACACGGCGGCGGGAAGCGGTGCACATTCTTGGGCTGTACCAAGGGGGCCGAGGGGAGCACGGCTTACTGCAAAGGGCACGGTGGGGGGAAGCGCTGCTCGTTCGAGGGCGGTGTCTGCCCTAAGAGCGTGCATGGCGGGACTCAGTACTGCGTCGCCCATGGCGGGGGGAAGAGGTGCGCGATCGCTGGCTGCACAAAGAGTGCCAGAGGGCGTACCGACTACTGCGTCCGTCATGGTGGGGGTAAGCGGTGCAAGTCAGAAGGTTGCGGGAAGAGCGCGCAGGGGAGCACCGATTTCTGCAAGGCGCACGGAGGAGGCAAGCGGTGCTCGTGGGGCCAAGCGGGGTCAGACTTCAGTGGTGGCGGCCCGGCCTGCGATAGGTTTGCACGGGGCAAAACCGGTCTCTGTGCTGCCCACAGTGCGTTAGTGCAGGATCGCTGCGTGCACGGTGGGGGCACACTTGGTACTTTGTCTGCGCTGTGTCAGACTCCGGATCCTAAAAAGATCAAACTTGGATTGGACGGGGAAGATACCGGTGTCGAGACGAGAAATGACATGAAGGATTTTCTGGGCAGGAGTGCTCTCGAGTCCAAAAGTTTTGTGCTTCCTCCTAATACGGTGAAGCCGAGCCTGGTTTCACTTCCAGAAGGTAGAGTCCATGGGGGAATTCTGATGGCTTTGCTCTCGGCGAATTCAAGCCTCGGAAACAGCTCCACCGCCGAGACAACTATGCATAGCTGGATGTGA